GCGGCGGCGCTGGGGTCGTTCCTGTGGGTGCCCAAGGTCAGGGCCGAGGGACGCCGCACGCAGAAGATCATCCAGTGGAGCCACATCGTACCGGCGTATGACGTGTGGTTCGACAGGTTCGCCAAGGAATGGGGCCAGAACCACAACCCGCCCGTGGACGTCACGGTCGATCACATTTCCTTCGCCGACCTGGTGCCCCGGGCCACGGCCGAGGTGGCGGCCCAGCAGGGGCACGACCTTTTCATGTTTATCTCGCCGCCCGCCGCCTTTGAGCCGGAAGTCATCGACATGGCGGACGTGGTGCGAGAGGCCGAGCGGCGGCACGGTCCCATCCTGGATCTGGCCAAGCGCAGCACCTACAACCCCGTCACCGGCAAGTGGTTCGGCTTTTCGGACAACTACGTGCCCGACCCCGGCGACTACCTGAAGAGCGTCTGGGAAGCCGTCGGGATGCCGAACGGCCCCGATACCTGGGAGGACCTGATCACGGCGGGCCGCGCCATCAAGAGCAGGTTCCCCGAGATCCAGATCCCCATCGGCATCGGCTACTCCCAGGACATCGACTCCAACATGGCGACCCGCGCCATCATGTGGTCGTTCGGCGCCTCGGTTCAGGACGAGAAGGGCCGAGTGGTGCTCGACTCCGAGGAGACGGTGCGGGCGGTGGAGTTCGGGGTGCGGCTCTTCCGCGAGGCCATGAACCCGGCCGTCCTGAGCTGGAACGCCGCCTCCAACAACCAGGCGCTCAACGCCCGCCAGACCTCGTACATCCTCAACTCCATCTCCGCCTACCGGACGGCTCAGGACAACAAGCTCCCGGTGGCGGACGACATCTTCTTCGTCGATGCGCTGAAGGGCCCCACGGGGCTTCAGTGGTCGAGCGAGCACGTGATGGGCGTCTACGTCATCTGGAAGTTCGCGCAAAACCAGGACCTGGCCAAGGAGTTCCTGCTCTACCTCGTGGACCACTACCGCGACGCCGTGCTGGCGAGCAAGCTCTACAACTTCCCGTCGTTCCCCGGGTCCGTGGCGGACCCCGGCACGCCGGTGAGCCAGAAGCCGCAGGCCGGGCAGCGGTGGATCGAGTCGGTCTGCGAGAACGATCCGTTCGGATCCAACCCTCCAAGCAAGCTGGCGCCGATTGCGACCGCCCTCACGTGGTCGACCAACGTAGGCCATCCGGGCACGGCCAACCCGGCTATCGGCGAGATCTTCGACACGTTCGTGCTGCCGGACATGTTCGCCAAAGCCGCCACGGGTCAGATCAGCGTCCGGGACGCCGTCAGGCAAGCCGACCGGCGGGCCCGGGAGATCTTCGACAAGTGGCGCCGGCGGGGCCTCGTGGCGTAAAAAGAGAATGCGATCGGTTACTTCACCTTGGCGGAAGGGGGAGCGGGCCGCACCAGGAGCGGCCCGCATCCCTTGACCTGGCAAAGAGAGGCGCGAAGTGGATGGCGAAGGTAGAAACCAGGGCTCTTCGCAAGCATTTCGGCAGCGTCGCGGCAGTGGACGGCGTGGACCTTACCATTGAAGACGGCGAGCTTCTGGTGCTTCTCGGCCCCTCCGGGTGCGGCAAGACCACCCTCATGCGGATGATCGCCGGCCTCGAGAAACCCACCGGCGGCCAGATCCTCATCGGCGGGCGCCCCGTCGGCGACGACGTCCCGCCCAGGGCTAGGGGCGTGGCCATGGTCTTCCAGAGCTATGCCCTCTACCCGCACAAGACCGCGTTCGACAATATGGCTTTTCCGCTGCAGGCCCGCCGCACGCCGGCCGAGACCATCGCTCAGCGGGTGCGGGCGGCGGCCGGCATGTTCGGCATCGGGCACCTGTTGCGCCGCCGCCCCCGGGAGCTTTCGGGCGGCGAGCGCCAGCGGGTGGCGCTGGGCCGGGCCGTGGTGCGGGACCCCCAGGTCTTCCTGCTCGACGAGCCCCTCTCCAACCTGGACGCCAAGCTGCGTGCCACGGCTCGCGACGAACTGAAGCAGTTCCAGCGCCAGATCGGCACCACCACCATCTACGTCACGCACGACCAGGTGGAAGCCATGGGCCTGGGCGACCGTATCGCCGTCATGAACCACGGAAAGGTGCGCCA
The Bacillota bacterium DNA segment above includes these coding regions:
- a CDS encoding ABC transporter ATP-binding protein, giving the protein MAKVETRALRKHFGSVAAVDGVDLTIEDGELLVLLGPSGCGKTTLMRMIAGLEKPTGGQILIGGRPVGDDVPPRARGVAMVFQSYALYPHKTAFDNMAFPLQARRTPAETIAQRVRAAAGMFGIGHLLRRRPRELSGGERQRVALGRAVVRDPQVFLLDEPLSNLDAKLRATARDELKQFQRQIGTTTIYVTHDQVEAMGLGDRIAVMNHGKVRQVGTPLEVYDDPADTFVATFLGSPPMNLIPWDADTLMGFRPESFLPVEALNGEAEVQRFRFRVRRVEHLGSDRLLYGLLEGWEPAGKEAAAGAGRARSADQPGTVIAKLPVSLSVSAHEGEAYEFGIPARKVRFFDRATGMSRSHGHD
- a CDS encoding ABC transporter substrate-binding protein, which codes for AAALGSFLWVPKVRAEGRRTQKIIQWSHIVPAYDVWFDRFAKEWGQNHNPPVDVTVDHISFADLVPRATAEVAAQQGHDLFMFISPPAAFEPEVIDMADVVREAERRHGPILDLAKRSTYNPVTGKWFGFSDNYVPDPGDYLKSVWEAVGMPNGPDTWEDLITAGRAIKSRFPEIQIPIGIGYSQDIDSNMATRAIMWSFGASVQDEKGRVVLDSEETVRAVEFGVRLFREAMNPAVLSWNAASNNQALNARQTSYILNSISAYRTAQDNKLPVADDIFFVDALKGPTGLQWSSEHVMGVYVIWKFAQNQDLAKEFLLYLVDHYRDAVLASKLYNFPSFPGSVADPGTPVSQKPQAGQRWIESVCENDPFGSNPPSKLAPIATALTWSTNVGHPGTANPAIGEIFDTFVLPDMFAKAATGQISVRDAVRQADRRAREIFDKWRRRGLVA